A window of Benincasa hispida cultivar B227 chromosome 9, ASM972705v1, whole genome shotgun sequence genomic DNA:
aACAGCTATAATGATTGTGTTATGGCTCACTGAAGCTTTtttcgcggtatgggcaatgtcacatcgccttatcttgttgatactcccaaggtatgcgtccaaGCTTGATTCAATTgaagcatcaacgcattctacccatcttgcgatcgtccCTCTATGATGGttgtcactccgtggccgcaatTTCCAATTGATCACTGCATTTGCTTGATCACTGCAactttcatgcgatggacgcatacaatcaccgcaacttccatgcaatGGACACATACGATTatcgcaacttccatgcgatggacgcatacgatcaCAACAACttccatgcaatggacgcatacgattaacacaacttccatgcgatggacgcatacgatccaactttcagcgcatgcgtttgtcttcgattgcttatttccaacgcatgcatttgattcttgcgatagctacaaaaatacactttggcatggagtaatgcataatattggggtcagtgagggtttaggtgctaattgatgcaaaactcaatttttcgcaaattttaagtattatcaccggattttctacttattagccctcatgattctaaataaaagacttataataactggcatttctgccagttatcaccaATATTCAGACTCTTCACTTATTCTTTGACCATGTAAGTGTAATATTTACTATCATAAAAGAACATTCTTcttttaggggaaaaaaagttaaaaatcaaCCTATTTGTTATAAATATTAGAATTGTGTAGATGTTGTAGGTTACAAATTCATTCATTAATCTCCATAactttatttttccttcttcatgtttggttcttgtaacaactattcTTACCACTATTCTTAccactctataaatagaagttctACAATTGAGAATAATGATATTTCTCTCTACTTTCTTCTTTCCATCTTCTCTTGTGTTCtaaattgcatcaatttttATATCTCCCTACATAAGAGGATTCTAAAATACACATCAGTCTAGAAAAGCCATTATACACAATCTTACTTCCAAAAGCTTATCAAGACTTTTTGTAATCGCCTTGAATGAGCTAGATAAGTCTATTTTGCCATAATCTTTTTTACTACAGATGTTGAAAGCATTCCATTGAGCACATATTACAAAGGCTAGGAAATAGACGTGTGAAGCAGTACAGTTTAAGCCATTGTAGATTCCGtactataaattataatttcGAATAGAAAATCAATCTGAAGTACTTCTCATTCTCATCAACATATCAAACCGATTAATTTTAGGAATTGAAAATAATCCTTCACCGTACATAGAAATGAACCCGATTCATTCATATAAccagtaagaaaaaaaaaacctgaaTGTCATGATATTCATGTGGCAGATCCAACAACAAACAGGAAACAGATATGCATCAACCCCCACTTGACGAGCCATTTCAAAGACATCTCAAGCAGCTCCATCCTCTGTGCACTAAATGATTCTGCAagcaatttgagaaaatcattGCCATgtctgaaataaaacatcaattataTTTCAATGTTAAATAATTTGCAAGTACCTCAGTTTGCCAGAATTATCTTTACATGTGCATTACAAATCCAACAAATCCAAAGATTAGTTCCACTACATTTGCAACTATACATAATGTGATCATTctgcacatttttttttaaagaaaggaaacaatttcattgaagaatgaaataaaagattaaaaactCCATAAACACCTAAAGGTGAGATTACATAAAAAATTTCCAATGgaaaattaaataagaatttGATCAGACAAAGGCCGATAACGTCTACACTAATACAACACATGAGACAAAATCAAATCCATAAAACTatggaaggaggaagaagaatccCAGAAGCGACAACCATTCCTTTCCAGCTAGAGAAACAAAAAAACACTCGATTAAAAGCAAGCCAAAGAGTCTTCTTTTCGCCATGGAAAGGATGGCCATCAAAGATGTAGTCAAGAAAATCATAGCGTGAGTCCGGAAAAGCAAAAGACCATGTAAAAACATCAACAATAATGGCCCAGTATCGAGAAGCAAATgaacaatgaagaaaaaggTAACCCGAATCTTCCTTATGAGCTGAGCACATAATACACCAACAACGGGAGAGCGATAAATAAGGCATGCGTCTTTGTAGTCTATCAATTGTGTTAATAGCTCCAAGACTAAGCTcccaaagattttttttttatcttctttggatAAGAGTCTGACCAAATCATCTTACAAAGAGAGTTGGAAGAATGATCAGGGTTGTTCACTAAAGCAGCTATGAGAGACTTGACTGTAAAAGAATTGGATGGATCAAGGGACCAGGACCAAGAATCATTGTAACCACTAATGTAGCTGAAGATAATAGAAACGATAGAGAAGCCCAGTTTCCAAATCAAGAAGATTCCAACAAGGAAATAAATTACAAGCACTTTGAGACAATATCTACGCATCACCAACTGTTATAGAATGTCGTGTAGATAACCTGAACAGACGAGAGAATCCCACAATTAAGCCATGAATCAAGCCAAAAGGAACTGGATGAACCATTGCCCAATCTAGCGCGACAAGCAACAATATTTCTACAAGAGCTGATAAATCGCCATGAGCCTTATAAGATCCATGCTGAATAGGCTGAGGCCAAACAAGTAAACCAGAGGAATAATGCTTGGCAACAATGAGATTACGCCAAAGAGCCATTTCCTCATGGATAGACctccaaatccatttttccagAAGAGCAAAGTTTCATCTTTTGAAATTACCAATTCCAATACCTCATAACAACTGAGGAATTTTTGTTTGATCCCAATTAACATTGAGCAAACCAATACTTTCAATGCTGACTTGGTGGGTAATAATATTTCTTGTGCTTTAGATGATGGATCACATCTGAGATCTTGCACGTGAATACTTCCTGCTCTTTCATCAagtaattatttgaaatttaaaactgGGTGTACTCGTTAGAAACTTAATGAGCACTTCTGGTGAGAATGACACCATATTTCCATTTATCAAATACTTCATAAAAGATTGGAGAATTAACAAACCTCAAGCATCAGTAAGATTCTTGGGAGAGATGTTCACTTCATTGTTCTGATCAAATGCAACTCCTTCTGCTGGAGGGCCGAGAGAAACATTGATAGAGCAGACGTTATCTGTTACATACATATGATAAGATAAATAGATTGCTTCAGAATAGGTCAGGACTAAACTTCACTCCATAGAACCGAACTGATGGTTTCATTCCTCCAGACATCAATAAAGAAGATTAGATTAAATGGATGCTCATGAAGGTTCAGAATCCTTTTACCCACTAAGAAGATCCCTAGTTTCCGTGTCAATTGTATTAACATCTAATGCAGTCTCTTCTGAACAACCAGTATCCTCCATATCCAACTCAGGGTCATTCTCAGCCAAACCCAAACTGTCGTCCTCCATTTCAGAAATGTCATCAAAAGtttcaatcttctttttctttcctctaTAACCAACGAGGCTTAATACCTTCTCCTTCCAAAGAACCAAAGGGCATTTATCAATCAACTCCGGACCTTCATAAGCTTCTGTCAAGAAAACACTAAATCTTTTACCCCTCTCTGAAACATAGAAAATCCCAATATGCTTCAAAAGAAGTCTCATTAGTTTTTGAGGCATCACAAGTTCCCGCCTAAAGTGGGTAAGGTGATCAGTAACGAGTCTCTTCTCCATGGTAAAGCTAAGTAACTCGTGCATAACAGCAACAGCCCTTTTATCAAATTCAAGTGAGCCAGCTTGTAGCCCTCTGGCATCGGCATATGGAGACAAATAAGACCTCTTCTGGAAGTGATCAATTTTCCCTCCATATCTATACATTTTCTTGTAATTGGAAGGAAATTTCAAGGGAAAAGGAAGTGAAAGCAAACCTGGGGTATGAGTAGCAGTGCTCTCAGTCACACCCATAAACTTCCTCTCCAACTCTGTTACAGCCCAGGCAGGATTCCAAGAAACAAGCTCCAAATATTCACATTCATCCTCAGACTTCACCATCTTAAATAGTTCAGGGTAATCATTCACCCATTTCGCTCGAAAATCAAGTGGAAGCCCAAAATCTCTTCTGAAATGAGCAATTTTGTCTACCGGAAGCCGCTTATTCACTGACATCATTAAAAACCTAGTAACATACTCGGCAGCTTTGTCAGCCTGTTGTTCAATTAACTTCTCCTCCTCCTCCACCAAATCTTCGGTTTGTTTAGTCATTCCACACCACAATACACCCCTCTGATCCTTGTATAGTTCAAACAGTTTAGGCGATTTTCTAATGAAGTCCGAGACCTTATGCGGTTTCGGGAGATTGATTTGTCTACGATATTGCTCTAAATTCCTAACAGGAATTATCATCTCAGGCTCCTGCTTGAGGGTTTCAATCAAGAAGAGTACCTTGTAAGCTACCTTCCATTTTTCCGTCGCTAATTCAAGATCATGCACTCTCTTCAAGCGGCTTCTATCCTGAACGCGCTTACTGTTTGTCATCGACCGGGATTGCGACCACGACCATAACTCCACAAAACGATTTCTGCATAGATAATATGTGAGCTCGTTCAAGTTAAGAAATTGAAGATGACGAGAAGGATTCACATTGTACTCATTCGAGATTAGGGCCTTCGAAGGATTAGCAATCCGAACAGCCATAAACATGGAGGAAGATTACCAATGCAACGTCGCCTCTCCAAGTGTTTGTGAGAATGCCGCAGAGAGATGAGCGATTGCTTTACGAACCAGTAATGGCGCCTTGGCGCGATGTTTGATTCCACTGGGCGAGTTAGGAATCTTCGTAAAAGGCCGAGTTGTAAAGGCCTATTTAAGAAATGGGCCTCAACTCTTTACTCCGGCCTGCTTGAGTAAAACTCGACACTGCCAAGGGTATCTTGGTAAGCacactattttttgtttttcttctagGAAacaaaaccaccaacaataacAAAATTAGACAATTTAGTGTTtcttgttgtgaatttgaggagcacagtAAAAACATAGatatcaataaattataatattaaaataaatataatataatataataataaaataaattaacaaaataaaatagattaacaaaatataaaattagaaatttctctaaattttctACTTTCTCAAATTTTCATGGACTTTGCCTAATGTGTGTGTCttccaaaacccacaaaatgtcactatttataggcaatttggcaagtagaaggtggattacatggacactaataacTTGTAAtattgagacacatggacaacatttTGGGAAATGGgggcatgacacatggtcaatagACACTAAATATGAGCATTTAATGaacatctattatcataatatttataatactcccccttaaatgtctattatatatatgaaatatgtctggttaaaaccttattaggaaaaaacccaatgaaaaaaaaatcccaatgaagggaaaagagtacatatttcatataatatatattcttaaaaaatatatttactcctcattcatggaaacatcacttggAATCTCTGAGTCGCCGCATTTCAATATTGTGCACTAGTTTTTCAAAGATTGCGGTaagtaatgcctttgtaaataagtctgtcaggttatttttcgaacaaatttattgtacaatgatgtcgtcattttcttcaagatcatgagtgtagaaaagctttggtgaaatgAGTTTTGTTCTatattctttaatatatcctcattttatttgggatatgcatgttgcgttgtcttcgtataatatcatTGAAaaatttttactagaagacaaatcacatgttccacgaatgtgctgagtcattgatcttagtcatacacactctcgactagcctcgtaaattgcaagaattttaatatgatttaaggAAGTGACTTTTATGGTCTATTTCACCGATTGTCATGATAtaacagttcctccacatgtgaacagataacatgtttgagatctagctttatgtagatcagataaatatctagaatctaCATAACCAACTAAATCGTGTCGACCGTTCCTTAAAGATAATGAAGTACATGCTTAATCtcattctaatttctttttgttgtagaagaactatatcttactaataaatttactgaaaatacaatatatgaccttgtattattagcaaaatacataagtgcaacaattgcactaagatatggtacttcaaaactaagaagttcttcattatcatcttgaTGTCGAAAtgtatctttcttcacatctagtgaacaaACCTCCAttagaatgttcaatggatgtgttttatccatttaaaacattttcaaaacttttcctgtataagttgactggtGAACAAATATGTCAtctactaaatgctcaatttgcaagccaaggaaaaattttgttCTTCTGAAATCTTTCATcacaaattctttcttaagatattctattgtctttgaaagtTCTTTAAGAGTCACAATTATATTTAAgacatcaacatatacaattataatagaaaatccTAACTGTGATTTCTtcataaaaacacatggacatattagattattttgatatccttctttcaacaaatatccactcaggcaattgtaccacattcgtccttattgtttcaatccatagcAATCTTGAATGCAATTCCagggaatttgatttatatgtttcaggtaccttaaatcttTTTGAGATTATCATATAAATACCATTATCaaaagatccatataaatatgttatgaCTAAATTCATAAGATGATATCCagattttcatacacagtcgaaccaattaaatatcttaatgtaactGTATCTACCATCGAAGAATATGTCTCTTCAAAATCAATATTAGGTCTCTATGAGAAACCTTGTgaaactagtcttgctttataacttgtgaccacattatttttattttttttttcttacaaataCCAATCTGCATCtcacaggtttgacaccttctaaTATTTgaactactggtccaaaaacttgacattttgaaagtgggtttaattctacctcgattgcttctttcaaCCGAAGTTCTTTTCtatgtcaacattcttcaacaaattttttttttcagagtcctcatttttagatataatatcaagagcaacattatatgcaaaaatattgtcaataactacatgagttcggtttcatttttttcctgtGATCATGATATAGTTTATTGGAAtctgattattatttttatgtattcCACCTTCCTCTTTAGTCatgtcatgaatttcttcatgggtatttacattatcaaccaagtcttcttgactattaattatttttattttcgaggttttttatttttggaatccACTGGTCTACAATTAAATCttgtgggtcctgtagtttgtaattgtaatgtacaaacgatttatttatttaataaaatatgagatattttatttgacatttagtagcattaacccacaaaaccaataaactaacatccaaggtcatcttttttagcttaaacatgtatgtagagacatacaaatagatcatgtttaagtgataacctaaatggtttgtagtagatggataaggtatctctggtgacactacgaatacaacctactttgtagatgttacaattgttgtaaagtgctacaaatgatctgatcctggtcattcatgtgaagacatgggAGCAAGGATGTtttatacaaaagggtttgtataagaccggaccacaaaatgaatagtctcattatataacgccgttaatagtAAAGACTTACATGACCATATGTgatatgacctaaatcctgaatgagttatgaactcatgcctatgaaggcgatcctttgatttgtgggTAAGAGTAGCTAAATCGTTgtctcaataagtctaccattttggggatttgtttgattggggagctgggaacacaactacagaAGACGGAAGTTACTTCTTCCATAATGTccgggtaagtaaataaatttctcctttaagggctgattccggggcttgaacaatgtgataccacaccctctcttaactcaggggtttggtcatagttgagctatgacttattgttcatttaAAGGATcgatgatacttaagaagttagatgtaactacaagtgcaaaacagtaattttgaccaagttgtacttacgagcaatttgtgaagggtcatttcgctattgattggttattgccaatgaacacagaaatatatttatagtgcgaagagtgcaactatcgatctttagtggagtgaccgacaattaatggatgttgaataatttaattaaaagagtttaattaattattcaagtaccatggAGCTTCAATATCTATAGTTTCATAAGTTCCcatttgtagctcaacaaggactgttgagaattaatttaagaataatttgaatttttcaaattaattaagagaattaattatatgtgatataattaatttaaattaattatatattatataattaatataatgtatttgatacattatagtataaagtttatttaaagaggaattaaatttgaatatgattcaaatactaattatatgagtgagattcatataattgattttagtataaatatgatttatattaaataccatgcagtatagagagaaataaaactataggttatattgtatttgatacaatataaaaactataggttatgtattatatatgatataacatatagttatatatacatacaataagttagttattatatatatataatttttatttaaattaaattatttttttttccaaaattaaagggagagAAATAACTTCCTTCCTCTTAATTCTCTCTCGATCTCTATCGTGATGAGTGGGTAATTCCACGAGACAATTATCTTCCTCACAGAAGATCTACATAGTCTCCCTAGGGTTGTGTCTCATCTACTGCTCTGCCAATAAATTCTCCCAATAGAGTTTATTCTTCCTCTCTCTCAAACTTTCTCCTTCATCCTAAAACTCAGAGGCCACACTCTTGAGAATTCTCatcctaaggagaatacagaggtCGCTTTTGTGGTGGTCTCCTCGTTGTTGGTTCTTGGTTCGTGTTCGATTGTGATTGATTCGAAATGGAGGATTTCATGAAGAAGTTTTGACTTCAAGGATATGTAATTCCTAAcctcttcctcctcttttattttgcgtgctgtaattttatgtttaatacaTAAATTTATTATTCTGTACTTTTTCAATTCTATGCAAAATGAAATTGGGATCGAGCCTGCTTCTAATGCGGACCTTGGGGTTCCTTCATACCACGCTTCTGGtatgttccagactcattagtaaTAACTTACTGTATTGGGATATAAATTTTCAATGGAATATTTGCAGctagtatatgtgacttagttacttttttttCATCTATAAATGTATCTGGTAGCTGATTTGCTATATcttacaaattaattattttctaaacttcaagttcacattaatTTGTACGAGAATGTAAATAATACAATAACAATGCATTCcaagtaatttctttttccaatttctcaATTTCTCCCTCTAATGTTGGAAATTTTatctcactaaaatgaccatcagcaaatcatgcagtaaataTATTATCCCTtgagggttcaagatatttaataattgatagtgaatcatatccaatttatattcctaacctcctttgaggacccattttagtacattgtggtggagcaattgaaacatatattACACATCCAAATATTCTTAGATGAGAAATATTTGGCCCATGGCCTTAAGCTAATTGAAATtgtgagtacttatgataagttaCTAGtctaatgcatacaagtgacactgcatgcaaaatagcatgtcttCATACAGATGtcggaagcttagctctcataagcaatggtctagcaattaactgcaaacgttttatgaatgattctactAAACCATTTTCTGTATAAAAATGAGTTAAGGATATTCAATACTTATcctaattgacatacaataatgatcaaaagcttgagatgtaaattcatcaacattatcaagatgaatggtcttaattgtataattatgaaatttttctcttaatttaattatttgagcaagtaatcttgcaaatgcaagatttcgacttaataataagcacacgtgtaaCCATCAGCTGGATacatttattaataatataaaacatcTAAAGGGTCcatttggtgggttaataggtctacatatatcaccataaattcattctaaaaatgcaggtgattcaatccccactttagctggtgatggtctaattatcaatttttcttgaaCGAAAGccgttggggttgatgtcctaaatctcgtgggtcctgtagtttgtaattgtattatacaaatattttatttattaaaaaaaaaaagatgttttatttgacatttagtagcattaaacccacaaactaataaagttatcatttgtagcttaaacatgtatgtagggacatatagatggatcatgtttaagtggtaacctaaatggtctatagtagatggataaggttggataccttatcctcgAGACACTAAGAATACGAAGGTTGGATTCCTTCTTCtcgtgacactacgaatacggcccactttgtagatgttacaattgttgtaaagtacataaatgatctgatcctagtcattcatgtggagacatatggacgggggtattctatacaaaggagtttgtataagatcgtaCCACAAAATgagtagtctcattatataacgtcgttcataattgagacttacatttcactaggatgaccatgggtgatatgacctgaatcttgagtgagttgtgaactcctgcctatgagggttgCCATTTGAATTGTATGGGTAAGCATGGCCAAATCGCTGACTCAATaggtctaccattttggggatttgtctgattggggagctggaaacacagctacataagacaaaattcactccttccccaacgtcGGAGAAAGTAGATacattgctcccttaagggcggATTCCGGGGCTTGAGTAATGTgaggccacaccctctcttaaaccgagaggggtttggtcatagttgaactatgatttatt
This region includes:
- the LOC120087270 gene encoding protein WHAT'S THIS FACTOR 1 homolog, chloroplastic isoform X1, whose amino-acid sequence is MFMAVRIANPSKALISNEYNVNPSRHLQFLNLNELTYYLCRNRFVELWSWSQSRSMTNSKRVQDRSRLKRVHDLELATEKWKVAYKVLFLIETLKQEPEMIIPVRNLEQYRRQINLPKPHKVSDFIRKSPKLFELYKDQRGVLWCGMTKQTEDLVEEEEKLIEQQADKAAEYVTRFLMMSVNKRLPVDKIAHFRRDFGLPLDFRAKWVNDYPELFKMVKSEDECEYLELVSWNPAWAVTELERKFMGVTESTATHTPGLLSLPFPLKFPSNYKKMYRYGGKIDHFQKRSYLSPYADARGLQAGSLEFDKRAVAVMHELLSFTMEKRLVTDHLTHFRRELVMPQKLMRLLLKHIGIFYVSERGKRFSVFLTEAYEGPELIDKCPLVLWKEKVLSLVGYRGKKKKIETFDDISEMEDDSLGLAENDPELDMEDTGCSEETALDVNTIDTETRDLLSG
- the LOC120087270 gene encoding protein WHAT'S THIS FACTOR 1 homolog, chloroplastic isoform X2, which translates into the protein MTNSKRVQDRSRLKRVHDLELATEKWKVAYKVLFLIETLKQEPEMIIPVRNLEQYRRQINLPKPHKVSDFIRKSPKLFELYKDQRGVLWCGMTKQTEDLVEEEEKLIEQQADKAAEYVTRFLMMSVNKRLPVDKIAHFRRDFGLPLDFRAKWVNDYPELFKMVKSEDECEYLELVSWNPAWAVTELERKFMGVTESTATHTPGLLSLPFPLKFPSNYKKMYRYGGKIDHFQKRSYLSPYADARGLQAGSLEFDKRAVAVMHELLSFTMEKRLVTDHLTHFRRELVMPQKLMRLLLKHIGIFYVSERGKRFSVFLTEAYEGPELIDKCPLVLWKEKVLSLVGYRGKKKKIETFDDISEMEDDSLGLAENDPELDMEDTGCSEETALDVNTIDTETRDLLSG